A genomic region of Calderihabitans maritimus contains the following coding sequences:
- a CDS encoding DUF4351 domain-containing protein gives EGREESLVDITIRLLIKKFRKLPKEYVVRIKEQDTYVLQQLIDNIFDINELSELDDYLH, from the coding sequence AAGAAGGTAGGGAAGAATCCTTGGTAGACATTACCATTAGACTTTTGATTAAAAAGTTCCGTAAGCTGCCAAAGGAGTATGTGGTCAGAATAAAAGAACAAGATACCTATGTACTACAGCAGTTGATAGATAACATCTTTGATATCAATGAACTGTCCGAACTGGATGACTACCTGCATTAA